Proteins from a genomic interval of Quercus robur chromosome 9, dhQueRobu3.1, whole genome shotgun sequence:
- the LOC126699043 gene encoding dimethylnonatriene synthase-like, which yields MEFCYHILTILGLFTLTVIFIALKNRSNTKRGYTKCIEIPEPSGALPIIGHLHLLGGQEPMAKILGAIADKYGPFFSLKMGIHRMLVVSSWEMVKEFLATHDKTFATRASIAVGKHLFYNNATFALAPYGQYWRDVRKMATLELLSNHRLEKLKHVRFSEVESLIKNLHLLCTNNKVVTLSELFDHMTFNISLRIIVGKRFSTTTYGEEKSEACRFRSAIKEALYLSGVFILSDAFPHLEWMDHRGHVSSMKRTAKELDAVLEIWLAEHLQKRLEQKSDGESDFMDVMLSSFPEDVEISGHTRDTIVKATALILLLTGAGSTSTTLTWAISLLLNHPSVLKAAQEELDMHVGKDKWVEESDIKNLKYLHAIVKETLRLYPPGPLTGIREAMEDCTVGGYFVPKGTRLLVNIWKLQRDPRVWSNPSEFQPERFMTTHADIDVRGQNFEYIPFSSGRRSCPAITYGMQVVHLALARVLQGFDMTTMASEKVDMLEGPGIALPKVNPLDVVLKPRLPMESY from the exons ATGGAGTTTTGTTATCATATCCTAACTATTTTAGGGCTTTTTACTTTGACAGTAATCTTTATTGCCTTAAAAAACAGATCAAATACCAAGAGGGGTTACACCAAATGCATTGAAATCCCTGAACCCTCTGGGGCATTACCAATCATTGGCCACCTTCATCTTCTAGGAGGCCAAGAGCCAATGGCCAAAATTCTTGGAGCCATTGCCGACAAATATGGCCCATTCTTCTCACTCAAAATGGGTATCCATCGAATGTTGGTGGTGAGTAGTTGGGAGATGGTAAAGGAATTCCTAGCTACCCATGACAAAACTTTTGCTACAAGGGCCAGCATAGCAGTTGGAAAACACTTGTTTTACAACAATGCTACATTTGCACTTGCTCCTTATGGTCAATATTGGCGTGATGTGAGAAAGATGGCCACTCTTGAGCTTCTCTCGAACCATAGGCTTGAAAAGCTCAAGCATGTTCGATTCTCAGAAGTGGAGTCTTTGATCAAAAACTTGCACTTGCTTTGTACAAACAACAAGGTGGTGACTCTTAGTGAGTTGTTCGACCACATGACCTTCAATATCAGCCTTCGGATAATTGTTGGTAAGCGATTTTCTACCACCACATATGGTGAAGAAAAGAGTGAGGCATGCCGTTTCCGAAGTGCCATAAAAGAGGCTCTTTATCTTAGTGGCGTGTTTATCTTGTCCGATGCTTTTCCACATCTTGAATGGATGGACCATAGAGGTCATGTGAGTTCCATGAAGAGGACTGCTAAGGAACTTGACGCGGTGCTTGAGATTTGGCTTGCTGAACATCTTCAGAAACGACTGGAGCAGAAGAGTGATGGTGAAAGCGATTTCATGGACGTGATGCTATCAAGCTTTCCGGAGGATGTTGAGATTTCGGGGCATACCCGCGACACTATTGTCAAGGCAACAGCACTG ATTCTCCTCCTTACAGGAGCAGGAAGCACATCTACTACACTAACATGGGCAATCTCCCTGCTTTTAAACCACCCAAGTGTGCTAAAGGCTGCCCAAGAAGAGCTAGACATGCACGTAGGGAAAGATAAATGGGTGGAAGAATCTGATATCAAGAACTTAAAATACCTCCATGCCATAGTTAAGGAAACCTTACGTTTGTATCCACCGGGTCCCCTTACAGGAATACGTGAGGCCATGGAAGATTGTACTGTTGGTGGCTATTTTGTACCAAAGGGCACTCGTTTGCTCGTTAACATATGGAAGTTGCAAAGAGACCCACGTGTGTGGTCGAATCCATCTGAATTCCAACCAGAGAGATTCATGACAACTCATGCAGACATTGATGTTAGGGGTCAAAATTTTGAGTATATTCCATTCAGTTCTGGAAGAAGGTCATGCCCCGCAATCACATATGGCATGCAAGTAGTTCACTTGGCACTAGCTCGTGTGCTTCAAGGATTTGATATGACAACCATGGCAAGTGAGAAGGTGGACATGCTTGAAGGACCAGGAATTGCCTTACCTAAGGTTAACCCACTTGACGTTGTACTCAAGCCTCGCCTTCCCATGGAGAGTTATTAA